One Acidobacteriota bacterium DNA window includes the following coding sequences:
- a CDS encoding DUF3298 and DUF4163 domain-containing protein: MKNSILFLILLLCSTLAACSGDKPTQLGISQPGASPSPVTAASATPAEPPPVIAPVPARFRRTLAGLIDGKHAVEMELDRNQVEADQVWGSYRYKKIQKKSLSLQGKIAKDGSVELTETDENGKETGVFIGKLVMEVRGDDSRLKFTGDWKKSKSDSTALPFELAETRFDLGGMRMVLKEQSEENKKLKLTIDTAYPQLVGGDAAVTDTFNKALSGFATRKVAEFKKENKEGLDAMVKDAESSPGFALDVSYHTTFADKNLISVLVWTYQYTGGAHGGSYSTTFNYDLQSGRMLKLADLFQPNSGYLKVISNSCTAALLKEIGQEADQEWLRNGAAPKAENYKSWNVTPDGLQITFDAYQVAAYAFGPQEVVVPYSALKTIIKPNGALAAFAK; encoded by the coding sequence ATGAAGAATTCAATTCTGTTTTTGATTTTATTACTTTGCTCGACGCTCGCTGCCTGCAGCGGCGACAAGCCGACACAACTTGGAATTTCGCAGCCGGGCGCTTCGCCATCGCCAGTAACAGCGGCTTCAGCGACACCGGCAGAACCGCCGCCAGTGATTGCGCCGGTTCCGGCAAGGTTTCGGCGAACCTTGGCCGGATTGATTGACGGCAAGCACGCCGTCGAAATGGAACTGGATCGCAATCAGGTCGAAGCCGATCAGGTGTGGGGCAGTTACCGTTACAAAAAGATTCAGAAAAAATCCCTGAGCTTACAAGGCAAGATTGCCAAAGACGGAAGTGTCGAATTGACCGAAACTGACGAAAACGGCAAGGAAACCGGTGTCTTTATAGGCAAACTGGTGATGGAAGTTCGCGGCGATGATTCGCGGTTGAAGTTCACGGGCGACTGGAAAAAATCCAAGAGCGATTCCACGGCCTTACCCTTTGAACTGGCGGAAACGCGATTTGATTTGGGCGGGATGCGGATGGTGTTGAAAGAACAAAGCGAGGAAAACAAGAAACTGAAGCTGACGATTGACACCGCATACCCGCAACTGGTCGGCGGAGACGCCGCCGTCACCGACACGTTCAACAAAGCACTGAGCGGATTTGCCACTCGCAAAGTCGCCGAATTCAAAAAGGAAAATAAAGAAGGCTTGGACGCAATGGTCAAAGATGCGGAATCCAGCCCAGGATTCGCACTGGACGTCAGTTACCACACGACCTTCGCCGACAAAAACCTGATCAGCGTGTTGGTGTGGACGTATCAGTACACAGGCGGGGCACACGGCGGTTCCTACTCCACGACGTTTAATTACGATTTGCAAAGCGGGCGCATGCTGAAACTGGCCGATCTATTCCAACCGAATTCCGGCTACCTGAAAGTCATTTCGAATTCCTGCACTGCTGCGCTGCTCAAGGAAATTGGCCAGGAAGCTGACCAGGAATGGCTTCGCAACGGCGCAGCGCCGAAGGCCGAAAATTACAAAAGCTGGAACGTGACGCCGGACGGGTTGCAGATCACCTTCGACGCGTACCAGGTCGCGGCGTACGCCTTCGGCCCACAGGAAGTCGTCGTTCCCTATTCTGCGCTGAAAACAATTATCAAACCGAACGGCGCGCTGGCTGCGTTCGCCAAATAA
- the sulP gene encoding sulfate permease, which translates to MPTRLQPKLITVFREGYTRKQFTSDLIAGVIVGIVALPLAIAFAIASGVKPEQGLYTAVIAGFIIGALGGTRAQISGPTGAFIVIIYGIVQQYGYDGLAVATIIAGFILVAMGLLRMGAFLKFIPYPVTVGFTTGIALIIFSGQIRDFFGLQMQNVPADFVEKWGAYIHAATSVNWQALVIGAASLAIVFLWPRITPKVPGSLVAIVLATAAVHLLHLNVETIGSRFGSVPNTLPAPHFPHLTWSLITKMFSPAITIALLAAIESLLAAVVADGMMGTRHRSNMELIAQGIGNVISPIFQGIPATGAIARTATNIKSGGRTPIAAIIHAVMLLLIMLFFGRWAALIPMPTLAAILIFVSYNMSEYHAFLKLLKSPKSDVAVLLVTFALTVLIDLTVAIQVGVVLAAFLFLQRMSEVSQVSSLTGNLTEEEEDSVNPRAISKRHVPAGVEVFEVYGSLFFGAIERFKDAMRRVEKKPKVLIIRMRMVPAIDATGLQVLEDVLERTRREGGTLMLTGVAAQPLEAIERSGLLEKIGRKFIFESIDDALECARQFLK; encoded by the coding sequence ATGCCCACCCGCCTTCAACCCAAGCTCATTACGGTGTTCCGTGAAGGGTACACACGAAAACAATTCACCTCCGATTTGATTGCCGGCGTCATCGTCGGCATCGTCGCGTTGCCGCTGGCGATTGCCTTTGCGATTGCTTCGGGCGTGAAGCCCGAACAAGGCTTGTACACTGCCGTCATTGCCGGATTCATCATTGGCGCGCTGGGCGGTACGCGCGCCCAAATCAGCGGCCCCACCGGCGCGTTCATCGTCATCATTTACGGCATTGTTCAACAGTACGGATATGATGGGTTGGCCGTCGCCACGATCATTGCCGGATTCATTCTGGTGGCAATGGGCTTGCTGCGGATGGGCGCGTTTTTGAAGTTCATACCCTATCCCGTGACGGTCGGATTCACCACGGGCATTGCGTTGATCATCTTCTCCGGCCAGATCCGGGACTTTTTTGGCTTGCAGATGCAAAACGTTCCGGCGGATTTCGTCGAAAAGTGGGGGGCATATATTCATGCGGCGACATCGGTGAATTGGCAGGCGCTGGTCATCGGCGCGGCTTCGTTGGCGATTGTGTTTTTGTGGCCGCGGATCACGCCAAAAGTGCCAGGGTCGTTGGTGGCGATCGTGTTGGCCACGGCGGCAGTGCATCTGCTTCACCTGAATGTTGAAACCATCGGCAGCCGATTCGGCAGCGTGCCGAACACTTTGCCTGCGCCGCACTTTCCGCATCTGACCTGGAGTTTGATCACCAAGATGTTTTCGCCCGCCATCACAATTGCGTTGCTGGCGGCGATTGAATCGTTATTAGCGGCGGTCGTTGCCGACGGCATGATGGGAACTCGTCACCGGTCCAACATGGAGTTGATCGCGCAAGGCATCGGCAATGTCATTTCGCCGATTTTTCAGGGCATCCCGGCCACCGGAGCGATTGCCCGCACGGCAACCAACATCAAAAGCGGCGGTAGAACTCCCATCGCGGCGATCATTCATGCGGTGATGCTGTTGCTGATTATGCTGTTTTTCGGGCGATGGGCGGCGCTGATTCCCATGCCTACGCTAGCAGCCATTTTGATTTTCGTCTCGTACAACATGAGCGAATATCACGCTTTTCTAAAACTGCTGAAAAGCCCGAAAAGTGACGTGGCCGTTCTGCTGGTGACCTTTGCGTTGACGGTGTTGATTGACTTGACGGTGGCGATTCAGGTGGGTGTCGTGTTGGCGGCATTTCTGTTTTTACAGCGAATGTCCGAGGTCTCTCAGGTCAGTTCACTAACCGGTAACTTGACCGAAGAGGAAGAAGACTCGGTCAATCCGCGCGCGATTTCCAAACGCCATGTGCCAGCGGGGGTCGAGGTGTTCGAGGTATATGGCTCCCTGTTTTTCGGTGCGATTGAACGCTTCAAGGATGCCATGCGCCGCGTCGAAAAGAAGCCCAAAGTGCTGATCATCCGCATGCGCATGGTTCCTGCGATTGACGCCACAGGCCTGCAGGTATTGGAGGATGTGTTGGAGCGCACGCGGCGCGAAGGCGGAACCTTAATGTTGACCGGCGTCGCCGCGCAGCCGTTGGAGGCCATAGAACGATCCGGCTTGTTGGAAAAAATTGGCCGGAAATTTATCTTTGAAAGCATTGACGACGCGTTGGAATGTGCCCGGCAGTTTTTGAAGTAA
- a CDS encoding acyltransferase, whose amino-acid sequence MKDSLPALARGLRASHNWIANKLSRVTSTGEVIAEVDGLRFIAISVVVFHHLMSIYLPAVGRVERIWTSADWFAASKQSWLIPLAYCGHFGVNLFFVISGFILALPFAKRAFNDLPAPNLKGYYLRRVTRIEPPYVICLLALFFVMWLDKKDFVPLIPNLIASVFYVHGFAFGRESLINGVAWSLEVEIQFYIFVPFLVRLFKIPDARKRRLWLLGLILAFGVFSQEFIYPFGSARLRLTLFNFLHYFLAGFLLADFYLSKPDLLRQKSYRWDLIAVACAAFIVFTLLWFGHTYFLLPLVVAGMYAGCCLGKIANRIITWRWVVITGGMCYTIYLYHVPIISRMFWEMKSLSVAALSATTDFLWMCSLIVPVVFALCALLFVLAEKPFMRWSLTKRDKLPAATVVSAD is encoded by the coding sequence ATGAAAGATTCACTTCCCGCTTTGGCGCGGGGGCTGCGTGCCTCACACAACTGGATCGCCAACAAACTTTCGCGCGTCACTTCGACCGGAGAAGTCATTGCGGAAGTTGACGGGCTTCGCTTCATCGCCATTTCGGTTGTCGTCTTTCACCACCTGATGTCCATTTATCTGCCTGCCGTCGGACGCGTCGAACGAATTTGGACCAGCGCCGACTGGTTTGCCGCCAGCAAACAATCCTGGTTGATCCCGCTGGCATATTGCGGACATTTCGGGGTCAATCTGTTTTTCGTCATCAGCGGATTCATTCTGGCGCTGCCGTTTGCCAAACGCGCATTCAACGATTTGCCTGCGCCAAATCTGAAAGGGTATTACCTGCGCCGCGTGACGCGCATCGAACCGCCGTATGTCATCTGTTTGTTGGCGCTGTTTTTCGTCATGTGGCTGGACAAAAAAGATTTCGTCCCGTTGATTCCGAACCTGATTGCCAGCGTGTTTTATGTTCACGGATTTGCGTTTGGCCGCGAAAGCCTGATCAATGGCGTCGCCTGGTCGTTGGAAGTCGAAATCCAGTTTTACATCTTCGTGCCGTTTCTGGTGCGGCTGTTCAAAATTCCTGACGCGCGAAAACGACGATTGTGGTTGTTGGGATTGATTCTGGCGTTCGGCGTATTTTCGCAGGAGTTTATTTACCCCTTTGGTTCTGCGCGGTTGCGGCTGACGCTGTTTAACTTCCTGCATTATTTCCTGGCGGGATTCCTGCTGGCGGATTTTTATCTGAGCAAGCCCGATTTGCTGCGGCAAAAATCCTACCGCTGGGACTTGATCGCCGTGGCTTGTGCGGCGTTCATCGTTTTCACCTTGCTGTGGTTCGGGCACACGTACTTTTTGTTGCCGCTGGTAGTGGCGGGAATGTACGCCGGATGCTGTCTGGGCAAGATCGCCAACCGAATCATCACCTGGCGCTGGGTCGTGATTACGGGCGGGATGTGTTACACGATTTACCTGTATCACGTGCCGATCATTTCGCGAATGTTTTGGGAAATGAAATCGCTGTCGGTGGCTGCGCTTTCTGCGACGACGGATTTTCTGTGGATGTGTTCGTTGATTGTGCCTGTGGTATTTGCGCTTTGCGCATTGTTATTTGTTCTGGCCGAAAAGCCGTTTATGCGCTGGAGCCTGACCAAACGCGATAAATTACCGGCCGCGACAGTGGTCAGCGCAGATTGA
- a CDS encoding AAA family ATPase — protein sequence MIHLQSIGLKPSAKTQSGFPFILPLVQNFGEIELRSPVAFFVGENGSGKSTLVEAIAAGVNLPTVGGEDIARDKSLTNARALGKRLKLGWQRKTHRGFFLRAEDFFNFAKRLQTMQAELQEMADEFESEYTGYALGLAKGAALGQRQALIERYGENLDANSHGESFLKLFQSRFVPNGLYLLDEPEAPLSPQRQLALLSMIKEMVGEGAQFIVATHSPILMAYPEAQIFSFDSHPVCETAYDDVEHVSLTRQFLNNPNSFLKYL from the coding sequence ATGATCCATCTGCAATCCATCGGCCTGAAACCTTCGGCGAAAACACAATCGGGTTTTCCGTTCATCTTGCCTTTGGTGCAAAACTTCGGCGAGATCGAATTGCGTTCACCGGTCGCGTTTTTTGTGGGCGAAAACGGTTCGGGGAAATCCACGCTTGTTGAAGCCATTGCCGCCGGAGTCAATCTTCCAACTGTCGGCGGCGAAGATATTGCGCGCGACAAAAGCCTGACCAACGCGCGTGCTCTGGGCAAACGACTGAAACTTGGCTGGCAACGCAAAACGCACCGAGGCTTTTTTCTGCGTGCGGAGGACTTCTTCAATTTCGCCAAACGCTTGCAAACCATGCAGGCGGAATTGCAGGAAATGGCCGACGAGTTTGAAAGCGAATACACGGGCTATGCGCTGGGGTTGGCGAAAGGCGCGGCTTTGGGACAGCGACAGGCGTTGATCGAACGATACGGCGAAAATTTGGACGCGAACTCGCACGGCGAAAGCTTTCTGAAGCTGTTTCAATCGCGCTTCGTCCCGAACGGGTTGTACCTGCTGGACGAACCGGAAGCGCCGCTTTCACCGCAACGACAACTGGCGTTGCTTTCGATGATCAAAGAAATGGTCGGCGAAGGCGCGCAGTTCATCGTCGCCACACATTCACCGATTTTGATGGCTTATCCCGAAGCACAAATCTTCAGTTTTGATTCTCACCCCGTCTGCGAAACGGCGTATGACGACGTCGAGCATGTTTCCTTAACGCGGCAGTTTCTGAACAATCCGAATTCGTTTCTGAAGTATTTGTAA